The following are encoded in a window of Kogia breviceps isolate mKogBre1 chromosome 12, mKogBre1 haplotype 1, whole genome shotgun sequence genomic DNA:
- the A4GALT gene encoding lactosylceramide 4-alpha-galactosyltransferase, translated as MMSRPPDCLLRLLRGARRRRVCTLFVIGFKFTFLVSVMVYWHTVGEPGGQGQLSNLPADIPCPRLSPHTPAPGTPPPGSIFFLETSDRTDPSFLFTCSVESAARAQPESRVAVLMKGLPGGNASRPRRLGLSLLGCFRNVQLLPLDLEELFRDTPLAAWYAALQQRWEPYVLPVLSDASRIALMWKFGGIYLDTDFIVLRNLGNLTNALGTQSRYVLNGAFLAFERHHEFMALCMRDFVAHYNGWIWGHQGPQLLTRVFKRWCSIRSLGESHACRGVTALPYEAFYPIPWQNWKKYFEDISPEELSRLLNATYAVHVWNKKSQGTRFKATSRALLAQLHARYCPTTHKAMKLYL; from the coding sequence ATGATGTCCAGGCCTCCCGACTGCCTGCTGCGGCTGCTCCGGGGCGCCCGGAGGCGGCGGGTCTGCACCCTCTTCGTCATCGGCTTCAAGTTCACGTTTTTGGTCTCCGTCATGGTCTACTGGCACACTGTGGGAGAGCCCGGGGGCCAAGGACAGCTCTCTAACCTGCCTGCCGACATACCCTGCCCGCGCTTGTCCCCCCACACACCGGCCCCCGGCACCCCACCTCCCGGCAGCATCTTCTTCCTGGAGACTTCTGACCGGACGGACCCCAGCTTCCTGTTCACGTGCTCGGTGGAGTCAGCAGCCAGGGCGCAGCCTGAGTCCCGGGTGGCGGTCCTGATGAAGGGGCTGCCCGGCGGGAACGCCTCCCGGCCCCGGCGCCTGGGCCTCTCGCTTCTGGGCTGCTTCCGCAACGTGCAGCTGCTCCCGCTGGACCTGGAGGAGCTGTTCCGGGACACGCCCCTGGCAGCCTGGTACGCGGCGCTGCAGCAGCGGTGGGAGCCCTACGTGCTGCCTGTGCTCTCCGACGCCTCCAGGATCGCGCTCATGTGGAAGTTTGGAGGCATCTACCTGGACACGGACTTCATCGTCCTCAGGAACCTGGGGAACCTGACCAACGCGCTGGGCACCCAGTCCCGCTACGTCCTCAACGGCGCCTTCCTGGCCTTCGAGCGCCACCACGAGTTCATGGCGCTGTGCATGCGTGACTTCGTGGCCCACTACAACGGCTGGATCTGGGGCCACCAGGGCCCGCAGCTGCTCACGCGGGTCTTCAAGAGGTGGTGCTCCATCCGCAGCCTGGGCGAGAGCCACGCCTGCCGCGGCGTCACCGCCCTGCCCTACGAGGCGTTCTACCCCATCCCCTGGCAGAACTGGAAGAAGTACTTCGAAGACATCAGCCCCGAGGAGCTGTCCCGGCTGCTCAACGCCACCTACGCCGTCCACGTGTGGAACAAGAAGAGCCAGGGCACGCGCTTCAAGGCCACGTCCAGGGCACTGCTGGCCCAGCTCCACGCCCGCTACTGCCCCACGACGCACAAGGCCATGAAGCTCTACTTGTGA